A genomic stretch from Theobroma cacao cultivar B97-61/B2 chromosome 4, Criollo_cocoa_genome_V2, whole genome shotgun sequence includes:
- the LOC18601549 gene encoding uncharacterized protein LOC18601549, which translates to MNQNLSSLLIGLVGAAITLSAYSQTFISPTQCVTVGLLVLMFGLLVREGLISL; encoded by the coding sequence atgaATCAGAACTTGAGCTCTTTGTTGATTGGATTAGTTGGGGCAGCAATCACCTTATCTGCATATTCACAGACTTTCATCTCCCCAACACAGTGTGTCACTGTTGGCCTCCTTGTTCTCATGTTTGGCTTGCTTGTAAGGGAAGGTCTCATTTCTCTCTAA
- the LOC18601550 gene encoding pentatricopeptide repeat-containing protein At5g15280, which translates to MGMIWEIVKSGSEKVEGFKRLPRSSEVMASMLIQASMFKEVELLVLEVEREGILLDSHGIFCSLIEGYVGVGDLESAILVSDKMRGQQLVRSLSCYHALIDVLIERRQTQLAFQVYLDMVELDVHWSDKEMPAFQNVIRLLCDDGRVQEARNLFTKVLLRFKPSSLVINEIACGLVRRKILKIC; encoded by the coding sequence ATGGGCATGATATGGGAAATTGTCAAGTCGGGTAGTGAAAAAGTTGAGGGTTTTAAGCGTCTGCCAAGGTCAAGTGAAGTTATGGCGTCAATGCTTATCCAAGCAAGTATGTTTAAAGAAGTTGAATTGTTGGTTTTGGAGGTGGAGAGGGAAGGAATTTTGTTGGATAGTCATGGAATTTTCTGTAGTTTAATTGAAGGGTATGTTGGTGTTGGTGATCTAGAAAGTGCCATTTTGGTTTCTGATAAAATGAGAGGGCAACAATTAGTCCGATCATTGTCATGTTACCATGCTTTGATTGATGTTTTAATTGAGAGGAGGCAAACTCAATTAGCATTCCAAGTTTACTTGGACATGGTGGAACTGGATGTCCATTGGAGTGATAAGGAGATGCCTGCTTTTCAGAATGTTATAAGATTACTTTGTGACGATGGAAGGGTTCAGGAAGCGAGAAATCTATTTACGAAGGTTTTATTGCGATTCAAGCCTAGCAGTTTAGTTATTAATGAGATTGCTTGTGGATTAGTGAGAAGAAAGATTTTGAAGATTTGCTGA